GTCGCCCACCGCCCGGCTGCGCCCGGCCTGGTAGAGGCTATCGAACTCCTTCCCATCGCGCAGGTTGTTGAAACCCTGCCGGATAGCCTCCTCCGTGAGCGACGAAATCCAGAGTCGCTTCACCGGCTTGCGGCACTTGGCCTCGTGAATCACCCAGCGCTGAATGACCTCGCCCTCCTGCCCGGCATCGCCGCAGTTGATGACTTCGGTAGCCGCGTCGAGCAGGCGCTTGATGGTGTTAAACTGCTTGACTACCCCCTCGTCGCGGCGCATGAGCTTGATGCCGAACTGCTCGGGTATCATGGGCAGGTCGTGCAGGTTCCAGCGCTTCCACTCGGGGCGGTAGTCGTCGGGCTCTTTGAGCTGGCAAAAGTGGCCAAACGTCCAGGTGACCTGGTAGCCGTTGCCCTCGTAGTAGCCATCCATGCGCCGGTCGGCCCCGATAACCTGAGCTATTTCGCGGGCCACGCTGGGCTTTTCGGCCAGGCAAACTTTCATCGCAGATTCAAACGGATTAAACGAATTTCGCGGATACGCCCGCTGCGCGGGCTGGCTTTAATCAACAAAAATACGTGGCGAAAAGGTCGGCTTTAAGGAGCCAACGGTCTTAGGGTATAGTTTTCGTCGGCTTGAAATACCATTGCCTTAACTCTCGCCGCCATGAGGCAGGCAAGCGATGTCTCTTAAAATCTTCAGCCATCATCTCCTCACGCCTTTTGCTATACCTCGGTATGGAAGCTAGCTCGCCAATTGTGAACCCTACTGTAATCACGCCCAGCAACGTCCAATTTAAGCCCTCTTTTGCGTCAGAAGTATGAGCAACTGCCAAAAAAAGCCCCGCTCCAGCACCTACCGTAAGCGGTAGCGCTACGCTGATATTGCGCCGCCTTGCCGCAAACAGCCGATGCAAGGCCGCCGCCGTATCAGGTGCCGCGGGGGGGGTAGGGAGCGCCGCGCCAAGCAAATCGGGCGCGGAGGCTGGTCGGGCTTGTTGCGCGGCCGCCGGGCCAAAAACTAGCAGCCATCCTATCGACAGAAAAAAATATTTCATAGCTTAAGGAAAGAAATTACTCTGCAAAATACGGCAGTCATTTTCACATTACTTAACCCAAAAAAAGTTACTTAAACTCTGTCTTTTTATCTTGAAGCTGTTTAGGAAGTCAGCCTTGCGGCGGGCTGCCGGCTTTTGGCCGGCTGTCCGCTCGCCATTCGCGCCGCTCGTGCTGGTAAAGAGCGGACAGCCAGCCCAAAAGCCGGCAGCCCGCCCCGAGTGCCGTTTACCTGTACTTCCTAAACAGCTTCCTTATAAATTATTGATTCCTAAACTATTTCTTTCAGGAGTCTGACAAATCCAATAATAAAATCAGCTTTTCCCCTACCCCTCCTTTTTCTGGTGGGTGGTGATGAGCACCACCGAGCCCACGATAACGGCCGCGCCCGCCAGCATCTGGGCCGTGAGGGCTTCGGGCAGCAGGGCCCAGTAATCTTACCGAGCTACAGGTTTATGCAGATGCGGGCGGCGCGCTCGGCAATCAACAAAAATATGGTGCGAAAAGGTCGAGTTTGTCTACTCAGTTTGGTTGGAAGTCGGCTGTTAAATTTTGGCAAAAATGCTTGGCCTTGAGCTTACGCTTGATGTGTTTCGAAAGTTGGTGGGCACGAAAGTCTACTAGAGCCTGCGCTTCGTTTCGGCGGCTAAAATTACCGTAGACCAGCAATTCAGTGGTCAGCAGCGGCACCCCCAGAAAACCCACTACAAATCCAGCTTGGTCTGCAGAGCTAAATATTGGACCATTGCTGAGAGCAAAACCGCCGCCGCTGCCACCGTGCTTTTCGGGTTGCGATGCTACTACGATGGCTACCATTACCACGGCGATAACAGTGCCTGCCAGTACGTAAGTCCGTGTCCGGCGCTTGGCCACAAATAGCCGGTGTAGCGCCGCTACCGTATCGGATTCCGCCGGGGGGGTAGGGAGCAACACGCCAGGTGAATCGGGCGGGGAAGCCGGGCGGGATTCTTGCGCGGCAACCGGCTGCAAGGCTAGCAGCAAGCCTATTAATAAGAAAAAGTATTTCATAGCTTAGGGAGAAAATTTATTCTGCGAAATACGGCAGTCATTTTCACATCACCTAACCCAATAAAAAAACGCTGAAGTCTGATTATTTTCCTATAAACCCTTGATTTACAATTTTTAATTTTTTAAAATGTCTCATTCTGAAGTCTGACACGCCCAACAATAAAGCTTGCGGCCCCGCCCTACCCCTCCTTTTTCTGGTGGGTGGTGATGAGCACCACCGAGCCCACGATAACGGCCGCGCCCACCAGCATCTGGACCGTCATTTTTTCACCCAGCAAAGCCCAGCCCAGCAGCACCGCCACCACGGGGTTGACGTAGGCGTAGGTGGCCACCCGCGTCGGCGGGGCGTGCTGCAACAGCCAGCTATACGCCGTGAAGGCCACCAGCGAGCCGAACACCACCAGGTAGCCCCAGCCCAGCCACGCTGCCGCCCCAAACTGGCCCGGCCGCAGCCCGCGCCACTCGCCGGTGGCCGTGCTCAGCACCAGCAGCAGCGCGCCGCCGGCCAGCATCTGCATCCCCGAGGCCAGCACCGGCGAGCGGGGCCGCGGCGCGCGCAGCCCGTAGATGGAGCCCGCTGCCCAGCTAAATGCCGCCAGCAGCACCAGCCCTACCCCCTCCAGCTGCGCCCGGCCCGAGCCGGCCGCCAGCTGCTCGCCCACCAGCAAATACACGCCCGCGAAGCCCAGGAGCAGCCCCAGCACTACCCGTCCGCTGGGCCGCGCCTGGCCCAGCCACCACCAGCTCAGCAGCACTATCCAGAACGGTTCGCTGGCAATTAGCAGCGCCGCCAGGCTGGAAGGCAGCGTGCGCTCGGCCAGCACCACCAGGCCGTTGCCGCCCGCCAGCAGCATAGCACCTACTATCAGGCTCGTGCGCCACTGCACCAGCGTCGGCCGTTCGTAGGTGGCCGAGGCGCGGCTGACTAGCATCAGGATGCTACCCGCCAGCACGAAGCGGCTGCCCGCCAGCAGAAAAGGCGGCATCGTGGCAACGGCATATTTAATGGCCAGGTAGGTGGAGCCCCACAGCAAGTACACGGCCGCGAAGGCGGCGATAAGTAGAAAGCGCGGGGCGGGTTTCAAATTAAGAGTTAAGAGTTAAGGAGAACGGTCATGCTGACGAAGGAAGCATCTCGCGTGGGGTAGTAAATTCAATCGTTCAAGGATGTGAGCGAGATGCCTCCTTCGTCAGCATGACCGTTCTCCTTAACTCTTATTTTTCACTACCGCTTCAGCGCCACGCGCACGCCAGCCATGAGCCAGCGGGTAGGCATGGGGGCACCCAGCAAATCGGAGTAGTGGGCGTTGAACAGGTTTTGGGCCTGGCCCACCAGCCACACGCGCTCGGGCAGCAGGGCCAACTCCAGGCGGGCGTTGAAGACGGCGTAGCTGGGCGTGAGCACGGCCAGGTTGGTGCTGGCGCTGGGCACGGTTTGCTGGGCGGCGCGCACTTTATAGAGGCCGCCCACGCTCAGCGTAAACCGCTGATGAACAAGGCTCAAATTGCCCGAAACCAGGTGGCGCGCCACGTTGGAGAGGTACTGCGACTGCACGTCGCCGGCCACGCCCAGGTGCACCCAGGTATAGCCCACGCTGCCATCGAGGCGCAGGGTAGAGGCCAGCCGGGCGCGGCTCGTCACTTCGGTTTCGATGCCCTGGGTAGTCACCGCAAACAGGTTTTCGGCCAGGCGATACGTCGCGTTGGGGTTGAGGTTGGTGAAGCCCGTCGTCTCAATTGTCTGGCTGCCCGAGGCGGCCACGTAGTCAATCAGGTTGCGGCCGTAGCGGTTGAAGTAGGTGCCGCGCAGCGTCAGGGCCGGCCGGGGCTGGTAGTCGAGGCCGGCCTCGTAGTTCCAGGTACGCTCGGCGCGCAGACCGGGGCTGCCCACGTTGAAGCCGCTGGGCACCACGCCGGGCCGGATGGCCGAGTTGTACTGCTCCGTAAAATTGGGTGCCCGAATGCCCCTCCCCACCGCCCCGCGCACGGTCAGCCGTTCGCTCACCTGCTGGCTGGCATTGAGCTGCGGCACTACTTCGGTGCCGTAGTTCTGGTCGTGGTCGAGGCGCAGGGCGGCCGTGATATTCAGGCCCGGACTCGGCGCGATGGCTGCCACCGCGAAGGCGCCGGCGTGCCACACGGTGTGGTCGCCGCGGTCGTTGCTTTGCACGGCGCGGCGGTCGGCCTGGCCGCCCAGCGTAAATCGCAGCTTATCAGACAATTGCAGCTGATGCTGGCCCTGCACGTTGAGGTAGTGCATGAGGTGGTCGCTGGCCGCCGTGGTGGGCGTATACACGTAGAAGTCGGTACTCGACGTGCCCACGATGGACAGCTCGGTGCGGGCGCGCTCGTTCCACTGGTAGCGCAGCTGGCCCTGGTACCAGTCGCGGGTGGTGGTTTCGCGGGCGCGGTCGCCGCTGTTGGTCGTGTAGAAATTTTGGGCGTTGTAGTCGCGCCTATCGAAGCTGGCGCGGGCGGCGGCGCTGAATTTCTCGGTGATTTGATACGCGCCCGACAGCGAATAAGTGTTCAGCTTGAAGTCGTTGCGCCCGCCGCCGGGCAGGTCGAGGAGCTGGCCGCTAGCCGTGTTGTTGAGGATGCCGCCCGCCAGGCGCAGGCCGTGGTCCTGGCCATAAAAGCCGGCATTGGTGCTTTTCAGGCCATATTCCCCAGCCAGGAAAGTGCCCGCCAACTCGGTGCCGTCGGGCCGGTGGGTAGCGGCGAAGGTCTTGGTCACGATGTTGATGAAGCCGCCCACCGCATCGGGGCCGTAGAGCGCCGCGCCGGGGCCGCGCACCACCTCAATCTGCTCAATCTCGGCCGGCGAGATGGGAAAATACCCGTTGAAATGCCCGGTCAGCGGGTCGTTCAGCCGCATCCCATCCAGCAAAATCAGGACTTGATTAAAGGTCGAGCCGCGCAGCGTAATATCGGACTGGGTGCCGAAGCTGCCCCGGCCCTGAATTTCGATATTGGGCAGCAGCCGCAGCAGGTCGTCGAGCGAGGCCACCGGGTAGCGGCTCAGGGTGCTACCGGGCACCACGGTCACGTAGCGGCCGGTTTGGCCCGCAAGCTGGCCGAGGCGGGTGGCGTACACGGTTACTTCGCCCAGGCGGCGGGCCGTGTCGGCGGGCACGGTTAGCTGTTGGGCACGAACGGCCAGCGGCAGGGCCACACTCGCAGCAAGTAGTAAGAATCGGGGCATAGGCGGCAGGTAAAACGGCCGCAAAGGTACCCCGCCGGGTTAGTTTGGCGAAGACGTTTGTTCTTTCTTAATACAAAACATGCTCGCCAGGACAACTGATTTCCCTACCCCTACTTGGCGGGCGCGACCGGCTTCTGGCGCGTCAGCAGCAAGCCCAGGCCCAGGCCCTGGCTGAATTGAATGCCGGAGTCCTGGTCGTGCTGGTAGAGCACGGTGCTCTGAAAATTTACGCTCAGCAGGCCGTACACTTTGGCCGTAAGGGTGAGGTCGAGGCGCTGGTTGATGTCCTGGGCCCTGAAGCTGCCGTAGTTGGTGAAGAGCAGGTAGCGCGCCTTGAAGTTGGCGGCCGGGCCCAGGGGCTGCTCCAGCTCGGCCAAAATCTGGGCCGCCAGAATTTCCCAGCGGGTGCTGTGGCCGGGGTTCACGCCGTACACCACATCGGTGGGTAGGGTCTGGAAACGGGCCGGGTCGCGCACGATGGTCAGGCGCGGGGCGAAGGGCGAGAGGCGTAGCGAAAACCGCGCGTTGGGCCGGTACTCAAACCCGTAGGCGTTGGTGAGGTAGCCAGGAGCCAGAAAGTCAGATAGCAGGCGCGGCGTAGCCTCCGTATAGTCGTAGCCGGGTGCGAACTGCGAGAGCAGGTTCAGCGACACGAAGGCATTCCAATGCGCCGACAGCGCGTGGCCGTACTTGGTATCGAGCCAGAGGCGGTCGTTGGTTTTGCGGTAGCTCTGCCCCCGCGTATACTGGGCGGCGTACAGAAAATCGGCCTCGTTGTCCCAGCTGCGCGGCCCTTGCCGGTAGTGCGCCTGGGCATTAAAGAGCCCGCTGAGGCCCACCGAGCTGGCTCCGCCGCCCTTCCAGTTATTGGAGAGCAGCGACTCGTTGAGGTTGAGGCCCACCTTGAGGCTGGTGTGCCAAGCCGTGTCGGCGGGGGTAGGCGCGGGAGCCGGCACCGGGGGCACTACCTGCGCCTGGCTTTCCAGCGCGGCCAGGCCGAAGGCAGCCAGCAGTATAAGAAGTTTTTTCATAAGCTGACGGATTCCGGACCGTTAAGTTTCCAGCCGGTACCGCACCGCGAAATTACTGGTTGAGGATAAGTTACTATCAACCTTTTCAGTCAAGCGCAGCTTTAGCTGACTGAGCCTACCTTCGTAGTCGGGCTGACTCGTGGCTTCGGCCATCGGCAGCCCTTACCAAAGCGCAGAACCGGCTCCGTAATTTTGCGGGCCTGCGGGCGCATCGCTAGGTGCTGGCAACAACCAGCTACCCAGGCCGCGAGAAAATAAAATAGCCGCTCTCGTGGGGGCACGAAAGCCACCGCCCGCGTGTACTAGTAAGCATGGAGACGTTCCTTAACTTTCTCTTCCATCACGGAGCCCTCAGCTCCGCTCAGTACTGGCACTTACGCCTGCTTAGTACCATCGCGTTCGGGCCGATACTAGCCATCTTATACCTGATTTTTTTTAGTTGGCGCGCGCCGCGCCAGCCTAAAGTACCCGCCGGTAGCCTACCCACTATGTGGGTGAGTAGCAAAGGCCAGCTGCTGGTGAGGCGGCCCCATCGCCGGGCTCCCATCCTGAACCTGCCTACCCTGGCCAGCCCACCCCCCGCGACCAAGCCTTACCCCAGGGGCTGGTAGTAGCCGGCCAGGTAGCTAAATTCGCGTTGCCCCAAGGTGGCTTCCCTACCCCCCAATTGCTGCCCAAACGCCCCACGGCCGGCTGAAGCTTGCCGCGCGGTTACCGTGGCCGCCAGGTGAGGCTCAGGCCGGGGGCGCTGCCATAATAAGTAGGCATAATGCTCACGTCGCGGCCGATGGACTTGCGGCCCCACCGGTTGCGGTGGGTGAGGTAGGCCAGGTGGGCACTCAGGATGCCGAAGCCCGCGCCGGCCACCACGTCGCTCTGCCAGTGCTTGTCCACAATCATGCGCAGGCCCGCCACGCTGGTAGCCACGGCGTAAGCCCCGATGCCGTACCACTGGCTTTTGTCCCGAAACTCGGTATGCACGATGCTGGCCGCCAAAAACGCCTGCGCCGTGTGGCCCGACGGAAACGAAAGGTTATCCGACCCGTCGGGCCGCTCCTCGTGGCTCAGCGCCTTTACGATATACGTGCTGCTGAGCATAATTACCTCGCTCTTGGCGATGAGCAGCAGCGTGTTGAGGCG
The genomic region above belongs to Hymenobacter psoromatis and contains:
- a CDS encoding EamA family transporter; this encodes MKPAPRFLLIAAFAAVYLLWGSTYLAIKYAVATMPPFLLAGSRFVLAGSILMLVSRASATYERPTLVQWRTSLIVGAMLLAGGNGLVVLAERTLPSSLAALLIASEPFWIVLLSWWWLGQARPSGRVVLGLLLGFAGVYLLVGEQLAAGSGRAQLEGVGLVLLAAFSWAAGSIYGLRAPRPRSPVLASGMQMLAGGALLLVLSTATGEWRGLRPGQFGAAAWLGWGYLVVFGSLVAFTAYSWLLQHAPPTRVATYAYVNPVVAVLLGWALLGEKMTVQMLVGAAVIVGSVVLITTHQKKEG
- a CDS encoding TonB-dependent receptor plug domain-containing protein, whose protein sequence is MPRFLLLAASVALPLAVRAQQLTVPADTARRLGEVTVYATRLGQLAGQTGRYVTVVPGSTLSRYPVASLDDLLRLLPNIEIQGRGSFGTQSDITLRGSTFNQVLILLDGMRLNDPLTGHFNGYFPISPAEIEQIEVVRGPGAALYGPDAVGGFINIVTKTFAATHRPDGTELAGTFLAGEYGLKSTNAGFYGQDHGLRLAGGILNNTASGQLLDLPGGGRNDFKLNTYSLSGAYQITEKFSAAARASFDRRDYNAQNFYTTNSGDRARETTTRDWYQGQLRYQWNERARTELSIVGTSSTDFYVYTPTTAASDHLMHYLNVQGQHQLQLSDKLRFTLGGQADRRAVQSNDRGDHTVWHAGAFAVAAIAPSPGLNITAALRLDHDQNYGTEVVPQLNASQQVSERLTVRGAVGRGIRAPNFTEQYNSAIRPGVVPSGFNVGSPGLRAERTWNYEAGLDYQPRPALTLRGTYFNRYGRNLIDYVAASGSQTIETTGFTNLNPNATYRLAENLFAVTTQGIETEVTSRARLASTLRLDGSVGYTWVHLGVAGDVQSQYLSNVARHLVSGNLSLVHQRFTLSVGGLYKVRAAQQTVPSASTNLAVLTPSYAVFNARLELALLPERVWLVGQAQNLFNAHYSDLLGAPMPTRWLMAGVRVALKR
- a CDS encoding DUF3078 domain-containing protein; translation: MKKLLILLAAFGLAALESQAQVVPPVPAPAPTPADTAWHTSLKVGLNLNESLLSNNWKGGGASSVGLSGLFNAQAHYRQGPRSWDNEADFLYAAQYTRGQSYRKTNDRLWLDTKYGHALSAHWNAFVSLNLLSQFAPGYDYTEATPRLLSDFLAPGYLTNAYGFEYRPNARFSLRLSPFAPRLTIVRDPARFQTLPTDVVYGVNPGHSTRWEILAAQILAELEQPLGPAANFKARYLLFTNYGSFRAQDINQRLDLTLTAKVYGLLSVNFQSTVLYQHDQDSGIQFSQGLGLGLLLTRQKPVAPAK
- a CDS encoding phosphatase PAP2 family protein — encoded protein: MLATRAGLLALLLRSAAPALAQVPLRPAPPTPADTTHKYESPAGVPAAAHQPFLKSKVFRAAAIPALLIGYGAYTFNGHGFYTNQEAQRDIHRLFPASQTRVADYLIFVPYLELGAVELFGVEGRNDRLNTLLLIAKSEVIMLSSTYIVKALSHEERPDGSDNLSFPSGHTAQAFLAASIVHTEFRDKSQWYGIGAYAVATSVAGLRMIVDKHWQSDVVAGAGFGILSAHLAYLTHRNRWGRKSIGRDVSIMPTYYGSAPGLSLTWRPR